A genomic region of Mycobacterium senriense contains the following coding sequences:
- a CDS encoding SCP2 sterol-binding domain-containing protein, producing MGFRDSAEVAKYIGGIFETAFEDEEIGPKLVATGLVVAFDFSDPEALVVIDMANKSVREGLEGGAPPVATMSMTAETGNGYWQGKVNLPLAMAKKKIKVDGNVASLLKLAPLGKKLYPSYIERLKNDGRDDLLV from the coding sequence ATGGGGTTCAGGGACTCGGCGGAGGTCGCAAAATACATCGGCGGGATTTTCGAGACGGCTTTCGAGGATGAAGAAATCGGGCCGAAGCTAGTCGCCACCGGACTCGTGGTGGCGTTCGACTTCTCCGATCCCGAGGCGCTTGTGGTCATCGACATGGCGAACAAATCCGTGCGCGAAGGACTCGAGGGCGGGGCGCCGCCGGTCGCCACCATGTCCATGACGGCCGAGACCGGCAACGGGTACTGGCAGGGCAAGGTCAACCTGCCACTAGCGATGGCCAAGAAGAAGATCAAAGTCGACGGCAACGTCGCGAGCCTGCTCAAGCTGGCCCCCCTCGGAAAGAAGCTGTATCCGAGCTACATCGAGCGGCTCAAGAACGACGGTCGCGACGACCTGCTCGTCTAG
- a CDS encoding acyl-CoA synthetase, producing MFPGTHAQSAPDRPAVIMAESGRTLTYGVLDDHSARLASALHGMGLRRGDVIALVSDNAPEAFEIYWAALRSGLYITAVNWHLAPEEAAYILQDSGASVVFASAGVRELANHLRDRASGVLHWYSFGDAIAGYLPYDDLLASANPTITDQPRGSEMLYSSGTTGRPKGIRPHLLPIQVDEAGDPLVGLLAQAFKITSDDVYLSPAPIYHTAPLKWCGGVQALGGTVILMERFNAEQALAAIEKYRVTVSQMVPTMFVRMLQLPEEVRNRYDLSSLRLAVHAAAPCPPDVKDAMIDWWGPVLVEYYGATEQHGTTVITAAEWKDKRGSVGKAALGVLHICDEEGRELPPGEVGAVYFERDVAPFEYHNDPEKTASSRHPAHENWTTVGDIGYVDDDGYLFLTDRKAFVIISGGVNIYPQEIENVLTLHPKVFDVAIIGVPDAEMGEQVKAVVQLRSEATPSPELADEIIAYVRERIAHFKAPRSVDFVDELPRTATGKLAKRSLKDRYMEAPA from the coding sequence ATGTTCCCCGGTACACACGCGCAGTCTGCCCCGGACCGACCGGCTGTGATCATGGCTGAGTCGGGCCGGACACTGACGTACGGCGTACTCGACGATCATTCGGCCCGACTCGCGTCGGCACTGCACGGAATGGGCCTACGCAGAGGCGACGTCATTGCGCTGGTCTCGGACAACGCGCCCGAAGCTTTCGAGATCTATTGGGCCGCGTTACGTTCTGGCCTGTACATCACCGCTGTCAATTGGCACTTGGCTCCAGAGGAAGCGGCATACATCCTGCAGGACAGCGGCGCGAGCGTCGTGTTCGCCTCGGCCGGGGTCCGGGAATTGGCCAATCACCTGCGTGATCGGGCTTCAGGGGTACTACATTGGTACTCCTTCGGCGATGCGATCGCCGGCTATCTGCCCTACGACGACCTACTGGCCAGCGCCAACCCGACGATCACCGATCAGCCGCGCGGTTCGGAGATGTTGTATTCATCGGGAACCACCGGACGGCCCAAAGGTATTAGGCCGCACCTGCTTCCGATCCAGGTTGACGAGGCCGGGGATCCGCTGGTGGGGCTGCTGGCCCAGGCCTTCAAGATCACCAGCGATGACGTATACCTGTCGCCCGCACCGATTTACCACACCGCCCCGCTGAAGTGGTGTGGTGGGGTTCAGGCATTGGGCGGCACCGTAATTCTGATGGAGCGGTTCAACGCCGAACAGGCACTGGCCGCCATCGAGAAGTATCGAGTGACGGTCAGTCAGATGGTCCCGACGATGTTCGTCCGCATGCTGCAGTTGCCAGAGGAAGTTCGCAACCGCTACGACCTCTCGTCACTGAGGCTGGCCGTGCACGCGGCAGCGCCCTGTCCGCCAGACGTCAAAGACGCCATGATCGACTGGTGGGGCCCTGTGCTGGTCGAATACTATGGCGCCACAGAGCAACACGGCACCACCGTGATCACCGCCGCGGAGTGGAAAGACAAGCGTGGATCGGTGGGCAAAGCCGCGCTGGGTGTCCTGCACATCTGCGACGAGGAGGGCCGTGAGTTGCCCCCGGGTGAGGTCGGGGCCGTCTACTTCGAGCGCGACGTGGCGCCCTTCGAGTATCACAACGATCCGGAAAAGACCGCTTCGTCGAGGCATCCGGCCCACGAGAACTGGACCACTGTCGGCGACATCGGTTACGTCGACGACGACGGCTACCTGTTCCTGACCGATCGGAAAGCATTCGTGATCATCTCCGGCGGAGTGAACATCTATCCGCAGGAGATCGAGAACGTCTTGACGCTGCACCCGAAGGTCTTCGATGTCGCGATCATCGGCGTGCCCGATGCGGAGATGGGGGAACAGGTCAAAGCCGTCGTCCAATTACGCTCTGAGGCAACGCCATCTCCTGAATTGGCAGACGAGATCATCGCCTACGTCCGGGAGCGCATCGCGCATTTCAAAGCACCCCGCTCCGTCGACTTCGTCGACGAGCTGCCCAGGACAGCCACCGGAAAGCTCGCTAAGAGAAGTCTCAAGGACCGCTATATGGAGGCACCCGCATGA